Proteins from one Mycobacterium sp. HUMS_12744610 genomic window:
- the prmC gene encoding peptide chain release factor N(5)-glutamine methyltransferase, whose translation MTTRLRRSIDSAAALLARAGIDSARWDAEELAAHLAGTDRGRLGLLDTPDDEFFGRYRDVVAARSRRVPLQHLLGTAAFGPLLLQVGPGVFIPRPETEAMLEWAIAQPLPPRPVIVDVCTGSGALAVALARHRAGLGLDARIIAIDDSAPALEYARRNAEGTAVELVRADVGALGLLPELDGGVDLVVSNPPYVPDDSVSNAALEPEVLQHDPHHAVFGGPDGMAVIAPVVALAGRWLRPGGLFAVEHDDTTAARTARLVQDTGLFDDIRSRRDLAGRPRFVTARRRSGADDSRRDDAERSDEEERRR comes from the coding sequence ATGACGACTCGGCTGCGGCGTTCGATCGACTCCGCGGCGGCGCTGCTCGCCCGGGCGGGGATCGATTCGGCGCGTTGGGACGCCGAGGAACTGGCCGCCCACCTGGCCGGCACCGACCGGGGCCGGCTGGGTCTGCTGGACACGCCCGACGACGAATTCTTCGGTCGGTACCGCGACGTCGTGGCCGCCCGCTCACGGCGGGTGCCGTTGCAGCATCTTCTCGGGACGGCGGCGTTCGGGCCGCTGCTTTTGCAGGTCGGCCCGGGCGTGTTCATCCCGCGCCCGGAGACCGAAGCCATGCTGGAGTGGGCGATCGCGCAGCCGCTGCCCCCGCGGCCCGTGATCGTCGATGTGTGCACCGGATCCGGTGCCCTGGCGGTCGCGCTGGCCCGGCACCGCGCCGGCCTCGGGCTGGACGCCCGGATCATCGCCATCGACGACTCGGCGCCGGCGCTCGAGTACGCGCGCCGCAACGCCGAGGGCACGGCCGTCGAGCTGGTGCGCGCCGATGTCGGCGCATTGGGACTGCTGCCCGAACTCGACGGCGGCGTCGATCTGGTCGTGTCCAACCCGCCCTACGTTCCCGACGACTCGGTTTCCAACGCCGCGTTGGAGCCTGAAGTGCTCCAACATGATCCGCATCATGCGGTGTTCGGCGGGCCGGACGGGATGGCCGTTATCGCCCCCGTGGTGGCCCTGGCCGGGCGCTGGCTGCGCCCGGGTGGTCTGTTCGCCGTCGAACACGACGACACCACCGCGGCGCGGACCGCCCGATTGGTGCAGGACACGGGGCTTTTCGACGACATCCGAAGCCGGCGCGACCTGGCGGGCCGGCCCAGGTTCGTGACGGCCCGTAGGAGGAGCGGGGCCGATGACTCGCGTCGTGACGATGCAGAGCGCAGCGATGAGGAGGAGCGGCGCCGATGA
- the atpB gene encoding F0F1 ATP synthase subunit A, producing MTQVILAESQIEVGEHTHATWLGMTVNTDTILSTAIAAVIVIGLAFFLRAKITSTGVPSGVQLFWEAITEQMRAQVESAIGMRIAPFVLPLAVTIFVFILISNWLSVLPLQYTDKSGHTTELLKSAAADINYVLALALFVFVCYHVAGIWRRGIVGHPLAVLKGHVAFLAPINLVEELAKPISLSLRLFGNIFAGGILVALIALFPPYIMWAPNAIWKAFDLFVGAIQAFIFAILTILYFSQAMEVEEHHD from the coding sequence ATGACTCAGGTGATCCTGGCCGAGTCGCAGATCGAGGTCGGAGAGCACACCCACGCCACGTGGCTGGGGATGACCGTCAACACCGACACGATCCTGTCGACAGCGATCGCCGCGGTGATCGTGATCGGGCTAGCGTTCTTCCTGCGCGCGAAGATCACCTCGACGGGCGTGCCCAGTGGGGTGCAGTTGTTCTGGGAGGCGATCACCGAGCAGATGCGCGCCCAGGTCGAGAGCGCCATCGGCATGCGGATCGCCCCCTTCGTGCTCCCGCTCGCGGTCACCATCTTCGTGTTCATCCTGATCTCCAACTGGCTGTCGGTGCTGCCGCTGCAGTACACCGACAAGTCGGGGCACACCACCGAGCTGCTCAAGTCGGCGGCGGCGGACATCAACTATGTGCTGGCGCTAGCCTTGTTCGTCTTCGTCTGCTATCACGTGGCGGGAATCTGGCGTCGTGGCATTGTCGGCCACCCGCTCGCGGTGCTCAAAGGACACGTGGCCTTCTTGGCGCCGATCAACCTCGTCGAAGAACTCGCGAAGCCAATTTCCCTGTCGCTCCGACTTTTCGGCAACATCTTCGCCGGTGGCATCCTGGTTGCGCTGATCGCACTGTTTCCGCCGTACATCATGTGGGCACCCAACGCGATCTGGAAGGCGTTCGATCTGTTCGTCGGTGCGATCCAGGCGTTCATCTTCGCCATCTTGACCATCTTGTATTTCAGCCAGGCGATGGAGGTCGAAGAACACCATGACTGA
- a CDS encoding F0F1 ATP synthase subunit C yields MDPQVAAAALIGGGLIMGGGAIGAGIGDGIAGNALVSGIARQPEAQGRLFTPFFITVGLVEAAYFINLAFMALFVFATPVGT; encoded by the coding sequence CTGGACCCCCAAGTCGCTGCCGCCGCACTCATCGGCGGTGGCCTGATCATGGGTGGCGGCGCGATCGGTGCCGGCATCGGTGACGGTATCGCCGGCAACGCGCTGGTTTCGGGCATCGCCCGGCAGCCGGAGGCGCAGGGACGGTTGTTCACGCCGTTCTTCATCACCGTCGGTCTGGTCGAGGCGGCCTACTTCATCAACCTGGCGTTCATGGCGCTGTTCGTCTTCGCGACCCCGGTCGGCACCTAA
- the atpA gene encoding F0F1 ATP synthase subunit alpha: MAELTISADDIQGAIEEYVGSFTSDTSREEVGTVVDAGDGIAHVEGLPSVMTQELLEFPGGVLGVALNLDEHSVGAVILGDFEKIQQGQQVKRTGEVLSVPVGDAFLGRVVNPLGEPIDGRGDIETDVRRALELQAPSVVQRQSVKEPLQTGIKAIDAMTPIGRGQRQLIIGDRKTGKTAVCVDTILNQRKNWETGDENKQVRCVYVAIGQKGTTIASVRRALEEGGAMDYTTIVAAPASDSAGFKWLAPYTGSAIAQHWMYDGKHVLIVFDDLSKQAEAYRAISLLLRRPPGREAYPGDVFYLHSRLLERCAKLSDELGGGSLTGLPIIETKANDISAYIPTNVISITDGQCFLESDLFNQGVRPAINVGVSVSRVGGAAQIKAMKEVAGSLRLDLSQYRELESFAAFASDLDATSKAQLARGERLVELLKQPQYQPMPVEEQVVSIFLGTGGHLDSVPVEDIRRFETELLDHIRASEEKILATIRDSQKLDEDTEKALTEVIGKFKKGFAATGGGSVVPDEHVEALDEEKVGKESVEVHKPAPKKEKK; encoded by the coding sequence ATGGCCGAGTTGACAATCTCCGCTGACGACATTCAGGGCGCCATCGAAGAGTACGTAGGCTCTTTCACCTCCGACACCTCCCGCGAGGAGGTCGGCACCGTCGTCGACGCCGGGGATGGCATCGCCCACGTCGAAGGTCTGCCGTCCGTCATGACCCAGGAACTGCTCGAGTTCCCCGGCGGCGTCCTCGGCGTCGCGCTGAACCTCGACGAGCACAGCGTCGGCGCGGTGATCCTGGGTGACTTCGAGAAGATCCAGCAAGGCCAACAGGTCAAGCGCACCGGCGAGGTCCTGTCGGTCCCCGTCGGGGACGCGTTCCTGGGTCGCGTCGTCAACCCGCTCGGCGAGCCGATCGACGGCCGTGGCGACATCGAGACCGACGTGCGGCGTGCGCTCGAGCTTCAGGCGCCCTCGGTGGTGCAGCGCCAGAGCGTGAAAGAGCCGCTGCAGACCGGCATCAAGGCCATCGACGCGATGACGCCGATCGGCCGCGGCCAGCGCCAGCTGATCATCGGCGACCGCAAGACCGGGAAGACCGCCGTCTGCGTCGACACCATCCTCAACCAGCGCAAGAACTGGGAGACCGGTGACGAGAACAAGCAGGTGCGCTGCGTCTACGTCGCCATCGGGCAGAAGGGCACCACGATCGCTTCGGTGCGCCGCGCCCTGGAGGAAGGCGGCGCGATGGACTACACCACCATCGTCGCGGCGCCGGCCTCGGATTCGGCGGGCTTCAAATGGCTTGCGCCCTACACCGGTTCGGCGATCGCGCAGCACTGGATGTACGACGGCAAGCACGTCCTGATCGTCTTCGACGACCTGAGCAAGCAGGCCGAGGCCTACCGCGCGATCTCGCTGCTGCTGCGCCGTCCGCCCGGCCGCGAGGCCTACCCCGGCGACGTGTTCTACCTGCACTCGCGGCTGCTGGAGCGCTGCGCCAAGCTCTCCGACGAGCTCGGCGGCGGCTCGCTGACCGGGTTGCCGATCATCGAGACCAAGGCCAACGACATCTCGGCCTACATCCCCACCAACGTCATCTCGATCACCGACGGCCAGTGCTTCTTGGAGTCCGACCTGTTCAACCAGGGCGTCCGGCCGGCGATCAACGTTGGTGTGTCGGTGTCCCGGGTCGGTGGCGCCGCGCAGATCAAGGCGATGAAAGAGGTTGCCGGCTCCCTGCGTCTGGACCTGTCGCAGTACCGCGAGCTGGAGTCCTTCGCCGCGTTCGCCTCCGACCTGGACGCCACGTCCAAGGCGCAGCTGGCGCGCGGTGAGCGGCTGGTCGAGCTACTCAAGCAACCGCAGTACCAGCCGATGCCCGTCGAGGAGCAGGTGGTGTCGATCTTCCTGGGCACCGGTGGTCACCTGGACTCGGTGCCGGTGGAGGACATCAGGCGGTTCGAAACCGAGTTGCTGGACCACATCCGGGCCTCCGAGGAGAAGATCCTGGCCACCATCCGCGACAGCCAGAAGCTCGACGAGGACACCGAAAAGGCCCTCACCGAGGTGATCGGCAAGTTCAAGAAGGGCTTCGCGGCCACCGGCGGCGGTTCGGTCGTGCCCGACGAGCACGTCGAGGCCCTCGACGAGGAGAAGGTGGGCAAGGAATCGGTGGAAGTCCACAAGCCCGCCCCCAAGAAGGAAAAGAAGTAA
- a CDS encoding glycosyltransferase family 4 protein has translation MQYGLEVPSDVTSLAGGLLALSDRGAGIPLRELAVVGLTAAVITYFATGPVRVLATRLGAVAYPRERDVHVTPTPRMGGLAMFLGVLAAVFLASELPALTRGFVYSTGMPAVLVAGAIIMGIGLIDDRWGLDALTKFAGQITAASVLVTMGVAWTVLYIPIGGVGTIVLDQASSILLTLALTVSVVNAMNFVDGLDGLAAGLGLITALAFCMFSVGMLRDHGGDVLFYPPAVISVVLAGACLGFLPHNFHRARIFMGDSGSMLIGLMLAAASTTAAGPVSQNAYGARDVFALLSPFLLVAAVMFVPMLDLLLAIVRRTRAGRSAFSPDKMHLHHRLLQIGHSHRRVVLLIYLWVGIVAFGAASTIFFNPRDTGVVMLGAIVVAGVATAIPLLRRQDDYDDESYDKE, from the coding sequence GTGCAGTACGGTCTCGAGGTGCCCAGCGACGTGACCAGCCTTGCCGGCGGTTTGCTCGCCCTCTCCGATCGCGGTGCCGGCATCCCCCTGCGCGAACTCGCCGTTGTCGGCCTGACCGCGGCGGTCATCACCTACTTCGCGACCGGACCGGTGCGGGTGCTGGCCACCCGGCTCGGTGCAGTCGCCTATCCCCGGGAACGGGATGTGCACGTGACGCCGACCCCGCGCATGGGCGGGCTGGCGATGTTCCTCGGCGTCCTGGCCGCCGTGTTCCTGGCCTCCGAGCTGCCCGCGCTGACACGGGGTTTCGTCTACTCGACCGGAATGCCCGCGGTGCTGGTCGCGGGCGCGATCATCATGGGCATCGGGCTCATCGACGACCGCTGGGGCCTGGACGCCCTGACGAAATTCGCCGGGCAGATCACCGCGGCCAGCGTGCTGGTCACCATGGGCGTCGCCTGGACGGTTCTGTACATCCCGATCGGGGGAGTCGGCACCATCGTGCTCGATCAGGCCTCGTCGATCCTGCTGACCCTGGCGCTGACGGTGTCGGTCGTCAACGCGATGAACTTCGTCGACGGGCTCGACGGCCTGGCCGCCGGACTGGGCCTCATCACCGCGCTGGCCTTCTGCATGTTCTCGGTGGGCATGCTGCGCGACCACGGCGGCGATGTCCTGTTCTATCCACCGGCCGTCATCTCGGTGGTGCTGGCCGGCGCCTGCCTGGGTTTCCTGCCGCACAACTTTCACCGGGCCCGGATCTTCATGGGCGATTCGGGTTCGATGCTGATCGGTCTGATGCTGGCCGCCGCCTCCACGACCGCCGCCGGCCCGGTGTCGCAGAACGCCTACGGCGCTCGTGACGTGTTTGCTCTGCTGTCGCCGTTCTTGCTGGTGGCGGCGGTGATGTTCGTGCCGATGCTGGACCTGCTGCTGGCCATCGTGCGGCGTACCCGCGCGGGTCGCAGCGCCTTTTCCCCCGACAAGATGCACCTGCACCACCGGTTGCTGCAGATCGGACACTCGCACCGCCGGGTGGTGCTGCTGATCTACCTGTGGGTGGGCATCGTCGCCTTCGGCGCGGCTAGCACGATCTTTTTCAACCCCCGCGACACCGGGGTGGTGATGCTGGGTGCGATCGTGGTCGCCGGTGTCGCGACGGCGATCCCGCTCCTGCGCCGCCAGGACGACTACGACGACGAGAGCTACGACAAGGAGTAG
- a CDS encoding L-threonylcarbamoyladenylate synthase: MTEVFSCADPEQRARGIASAVGALKGGRLVVMPTDTVYGIGADAFNGAAVGALLSAKGRGRDMPVGVLVGSWHTIEGLVYTMPDGARELIRAFWPGALSLVVRQAPSLQWDLGDARGTVMLRMPLHPVAIELLREVGPMAVSSANVSGRPPAVDADQARVQLGDLVDVYLDAGAAQQQAASTIVDLTGAAPRILRAGPVSAERIAEVLGLDPESLIA, translated from the coding sequence ATGACTGAGGTGTTCAGCTGTGCCGACCCCGAGCAGCGTGCGCGGGGAATCGCCTCGGCGGTCGGCGCGCTCAAGGGCGGCCGGCTGGTCGTGATGCCGACCGACACCGTCTACGGAATTGGTGCCGACGCCTTCAACGGTGCCGCGGTTGGGGCGCTGCTGTCGGCGAAGGGGCGCGGCCGGGACATGCCGGTCGGGGTGCTGGTCGGCTCGTGGCACACCATCGAGGGCCTGGTGTACACCATGCCCGACGGGGCCCGCGAGCTGATCCGCGCGTTCTGGCCGGGCGCTCTGAGCCTGGTGGTGAGGCAAGCGCCTTCGTTGCAATGGGATCTCGGCGATGCGCGGGGGACCGTGATGCTGCGGATGCCGCTGCACCCGGTCGCCATCGAATTGCTGCGCGAGGTGGGCCCCATGGCGGTCTCCAGCGCCAACGTGTCCGGCCGGCCGCCCGCGGTAGATGCCGACCAGGCGCGCGTCCAGCTCGGCGATCTCGTCGACGTCTACCTCGACGCGGGCGCCGCCCAACAGCAGGCCGCGTCCACGATCGTCGACCTGACCGGGGCCGCACCGCGCATTCTGCGCGCCGGACCGGTGAGCGCCGAGCGGATTGCCGAAGTGCTAGGCCTGGATCCCGAATCCCTGATCGCCTAG
- the prfA gene encoding peptide chain release factor 1, whose protein sequence is MTQPTQAIDVLLAEHADLEHQLADPELHSNPGEARKAGRRFARLAPIVATHRKLTSAREDLETARELAADDPSFAEEVTALEVRVAELDTQLTDMLAPRDPHDADDIVLEVKSGEGGEESALFAADLARMYIRYAERHGWAVAVLDETFSDLGGYKDATLSITSKGDAVDGVWSRLKFEGGVHRVQRVPVTESQGRVHTSAAGVLVYPEPEEVAEVQIDESDLRVDVYRSSGKGGQGVNTTDSAVRLTHLPTGIVVTCQNERSQLQNKARAMQVLAARLQALAEEQALADASADRASQIRTVDRSERIRTYNFPENRITDHRIGFKAHNLDQVLDGDLDALLDALSAADKQSRLQQA, encoded by the coding sequence ATGACGCAGCCGACGCAGGCGATCGATGTGCTGCTCGCCGAACATGCCGACCTCGAGCACCAACTGGCAGATCCGGAATTGCACAGCAATCCCGGGGAGGCGCGCAAAGCCGGCCGCCGGTTTGCCCGGTTGGCACCCATCGTCGCCACCCACCGCAAGCTGACCTCGGCCCGGGAAGACCTGGAGACGGCGCGCGAACTGGCCGCCGACGACCCGTCGTTCGCGGAGGAGGTCACCGCGCTCGAAGTGCGGGTGGCCGAGTTGGACACCCAGCTCACCGACATGCTGGCGCCCCGCGACCCGCATGACGCCGACGACATCGTCCTCGAGGTGAAATCCGGCGAGGGGGGCGAGGAGTCGGCGTTGTTCGCCGCCGATTTGGCCAGGATGTACATCCGCTACGCCGAGCGGCACGGCTGGGCCGTGGCGGTGCTGGACGAGACGTTCTCGGATCTGGGCGGCTACAAGGACGCGACGCTGTCGATCACCAGTAAGGGTGACGCCGTCGACGGCGTGTGGTCGCGGTTGAAGTTCGAAGGCGGGGTGCACCGCGTGCAGCGGGTCCCGGTGACGGAATCCCAGGGCCGGGTTCATACTTCGGCGGCCGGGGTGCTGGTCTATCCGGAGCCCGAGGAAGTCGCCGAGGTGCAGATCGACGAGTCCGACCTGCGCGTCGACGTGTACCGCTCGTCCGGCAAGGGCGGCCAGGGCGTCAACACCACCGATTCGGCGGTCCGCCTCACCCACCTGCCCACGGGCATCGTCGTCACCTGCCAGAACGAGCGTTCGCAGCTGCAGAACAAGGCCCGCGCCATGCAGGTGCTGGCCGCGCGGCTGCAGGCGCTCGCCGAGGAGCAGGCGCTGGCCGACGCGTCGGCGGATCGGGCCAGCCAGATCCGCACCGTCGACCGCAGCGAACGCATCCGCACCTACAACTTCCCGGAGAACCGGATCACCGACCACCGGATCGGCTTCAAGGCGCACAATCTCGACCAGGTTCTCGACGGCGACCTGGACGCGCTGCTCGACGCGCTGAGCGCCGCCGACAAGCAGTCTCGGCTGCAGCAGGCATGA
- the rpmE gene encoding 50S ribosomal protein L31, with the protein MKTDIHPAYEPTTVHCGCGNTFETRSTKPGGRIVVEVCSQCHPFYTGKQKILDSGGRVARFEKRYGKRKGAADKADAADK; encoded by the coding sequence ATGAAAACTGACATCCATCCCGCCTACGAGCCCACCACGGTGCATTGCGGATGCGGCAACACGTTCGAGACCCGCAGCACCAAGCCCGGCGGCCGCATCGTCGTCGAGGTTTGCTCGCAGTGCCACCCGTTCTACACGGGCAAGCAGAAGATCCTCGACAGCGGCGGCCGCGTGGCCCGCTTCGAGAAGCGTTACGGCAAGCGCAAGGGCGCAGCCGACAAGGCCGACGCGGCCGACAAATAG
- a CDS encoding F0F1 ATP synthase subunit B/delta — MSTFIGQLIGFAVIVFLVVRYVVPPVRKLMETRQKVVSQQLSDAATAAERLGQASNAHSKAVDDAKAESKRVVEEAQADAKRITEQFRVQAEVEAERITGQGARQVELLRTQLSRQLRLELGHESVRGAGELVRNYVADAAQQSATVDRFLDELDAMAPASADVQYPLLTKMRSASRRALRDLLDRFGTVAKDLDKDGLTTLSDELVAVAKMLDSEMMVTRYLTVAAEDSAPRVRLMERLLSGKVGDTTLEVVRAAVCERWSADSDLIDAIEHMSRQALLEVAERADQVGEVEDQLFRFSRILDAQPRLGILLGDYVVPPEKRVELLRNVLGGASGSVNPIASALLTHTVELLRGQPAEEAMRFLAEVAVARRGEVVAQVGAAAELSDAQRTRLTEVLGRTYGHPVAVQLQVDPTLLGGLLIAVADEVIDGTLSSRLAAAEAQLPD; from the coding sequence ATGTCGACGTTCATCGGACAGCTGATCGGGTTCGCGGTCATCGTTTTCCTCGTGGTGCGCTACGTCGTTCCGCCGGTGCGCAAACTGATGGAAACCAGGCAGAAAGTGGTGAGTCAACAGCTGAGCGACGCAGCCACGGCCGCCGAGCGCCTGGGCCAGGCCAGCAACGCGCACAGCAAGGCGGTGGACGACGCCAAGGCGGAGTCGAAGCGCGTCGTCGAAGAGGCTCAGGCGGACGCGAAGCGAATCACCGAGCAGTTCCGGGTGCAGGCCGAGGTGGAGGCCGAACGCATCACGGGTCAGGGTGCCCGCCAGGTCGAGCTGCTGCGGACGCAGCTGAGCCGCCAGCTCCGGCTGGAGCTCGGCCACGAATCTGTGCGCGGCGCAGGGGAACTGGTGCGCAACTATGTCGCCGACGCCGCGCAGCAGTCGGCCACCGTGGACCGGTTCCTCGACGAGCTCGACGCGATGGCGCCGGCCTCCGCCGACGTGCAGTATCCGCTGCTGACCAAGATGCGCTCGGCCAGCCGGCGGGCGCTGCGTGACCTGCTGGACCGGTTCGGGACCGTAGCCAAGGATCTCGACAAGGACGGGCTGACCACGTTGTCCGACGAGCTCGTGGCGGTGGCCAAGATGCTCGACAGCGAAATGATGGTCACCCGCTACCTCACCGTGGCCGCCGAAGACTCGGCGCCGCGGGTGCGGTTGATGGAGCGGCTGCTCTCCGGCAAGGTCGGCGACACCACCCTCGAGGTGGTGCGCGCGGCGGTCTGCGAGCGTTGGTCGGCCGACTCGGACCTGATCGACGCGATCGAGCACATGTCGCGCCAAGCCTTGCTGGAAGTCGCCGAACGCGCGGACCAGGTCGGCGAAGTCGAAGACCAGTTGTTCCGTTTCTCCCGGATTCTCGACGCGCAGCCGCGTCTGGGCATCCTGCTCGGCGACTACGTCGTCCCGCCCGAGAAACGAGTGGAGTTGCTGCGCAACGTGCTTGGCGGCGCGAGCGGCAGCGTCAACCCGATCGCGTCGGCACTGCTGACCCACACCGTCGAGCTGCTCAGAGGTCAGCCGGCCGAAGAGGCCATGCGGTTCCTGGCGGAAGTCGCGGTCGCTCGCCGCGGCGAGGTGGTCGCGCAAGTCGGCGCGGCTGCCGAGCTCAGCGATGCCCAGCGCACTCGTCTCACCGAGGTGCTGGGCCGCACCTACGGGCATCCGGTGGCCGTGCAGCTGCAGGTCGACCCGACGCTGCTGGGCGGGCTGTTGATCGCGGTGGCCGACGAGGTGATCGACGGGACGCTCTCCTCGCGCCTGGCCGCAGCCGAGGCCCAGTTGCCCGACTGA
- a CDS encoding F0F1 ATP synthase subunit gamma, whose product MAATLRELRGRIRSAGSIKKITKAQELIATSRIGKAQARLESARPYAFEITRMLTTLAAEAALDHPLLVERPEPKRAGVLVVSSDRGLCGAYNASIFRRAEELFSLLRAEGKTPVPYVVGRKALNYYSFRNWDITESWTGFSEQPTYENAAEIASTLVEAFMLGAGGEAENRQPDTEGVDELHVVYTEFKSMLSQSAVVHRIAPMVVEYVEEEPQLHTLYSFEPDATTLFEALLPRYLTTRVYAALLESAASELASRQRAMKSATDNADDLIKALTLEANRERQAQITQEISEIVGGANALADAAK is encoded by the coding sequence ATGGCCGCCACACTTCGTGAGCTACGCGGTCGCATCCGGTCGGCGGGGTCGATCAAGAAGATCACCAAAGCCCAGGAGCTGATCGCGACGTCGCGCATCGGTAAGGCGCAGGCGCGGTTGGAATCCGCCCGGCCTTACGCCTTTGAGATCACCCGGATGCTGACCACCCTGGCCGCCGAAGCCGCTTTGGACCACCCGTTGCTCGTCGAGCGACCCGAACCGAAACGGGCCGGCGTGCTGGTGGTGTCGTCGGACCGCGGCCTGTGCGGGGCCTACAACGCCAGCATCTTCCGGCGCGCCGAGGAGCTCTTCTCGTTGCTGCGGGCGGAAGGCAAGACCCCGGTGCCCTACGTCGTGGGCCGTAAGGCGCTGAATTACTACAGCTTCCGCAACTGGGATATCACCGAGTCGTGGACCGGCTTCTCCGAGCAGCCGACCTACGAGAATGCCGCGGAGATCGCCTCGACGCTGGTCGAGGCGTTCATGCTCGGCGCCGGCGGTGAGGCCGAGAACCGGCAGCCCGACACCGAGGGCGTCGACGAACTGCACGTCGTCTACACCGAGTTCAAGTCGATGCTGTCGCAGTCGGCGGTGGTGCACCGGATCGCCCCGATGGTGGTGGAGTACGTCGAGGAAGAACCCCAGCTGCACACCCTGTACTCGTTCGAGCCTGACGCGACAACGCTTTTCGAGGCGCTGCTGCCGCGGTACCTGACCACCCGCGTGTACGCGGCGCTCCTGGAGTCGGCGGCATCCGAGTTGGCGTCGCGCCAGCGCGCGATGAAGTCGGCCACCGACAACGCCGACGACCTCATCAAGGCCCTGACGCTGGAGGCCAACCGCGAACGGCAGGCCCAGATCACCCAGGAAATCAGCGAAATCGTCGGTGGCGCAAACGCGCTCGCCGACGCCGCCAAGTAG
- a CDS encoding ATP synthase subunit I produces MTTPAQDAPLVFPSVAFRPVRLLLISIGITAVAVVAAALSGHLMLGVFFGVGLLLGLLNALLVRRSVDSITSQENPMKRSMAINSASRLAIMTVVALAIAYLFRPAGLGVMFGLALFQVLLVISTAVPVWKKLRAGVPGESSAGPEERGTGK; encoded by the coding sequence GTGACGACGCCAGCGCAGGACGCGCCGTTGGTGTTTCCCTCTGTTGCTTTCCGACCCGTTCGGCTTCTCCTGATCAGCATCGGGATCACCGCGGTCGCCGTTGTCGCCGCCGCGTTGTCGGGTCATCTCATGCTCGGGGTGTTTTTCGGTGTCGGGCTGCTGCTGGGTTTGCTCAACGCGTTGTTGGTGCGCCGGTCGGTCGATTCGATCACCTCCCAGGAAAATCCGATGAAAAGGTCGATGGCGATCAACTCGGCGTCGCGGTTGGCCATCATGACGGTGGTCGCGCTGGCCATCGCTTATCTTTTCCGGCCTGCCGGGCTGGGCGTGATGTTCGGGCTGGCACTGTTCCAGGTGCTGCTGGTGATATCGACCGCCGTGCCGGTCTGGAAGAAGCTGCGTGCAGGGGTGCCCGGTGAGTCGTCGGCAGGGCCGGAAGAAAGGGGTACCGGCAAATGA
- a CDS encoding F0F1 ATP synthase subunit B translates to MGDASTLVLAADQAAEEGKTNNFLIPNGTFFFVLAIFLIVLAVIGTFVVPAILKVLRERDAMVAKTLADNKKANEQFEAAQADYDEVMTKARIEASSHRDNARAEGRKAVEDARARAEQQVMSTLQTAAEQLKRERDAVELDLRSNVAGMSATLASRILGVDVGPVTAATGSSGR, encoded by the coding sequence ATGGGCGACGCAAGCACTCTCGTTCTGGCCGCCGACCAGGCAGCGGAGGAAGGGAAGACCAACAACTTCCTCATTCCCAACGGCACCTTTTTCTTCGTTCTCGCCATCTTCCTGATCGTCCTCGCCGTCATCGGCACGTTCGTCGTACCGGCGATCCTGAAGGTGTTGCGTGAGCGCGACGCGATGGTCGCCAAGACCCTTGCCGACAACAAGAAGGCGAACGAGCAGTTCGAGGCCGCCCAGGCCGATTACGACGAAGTCATGACCAAGGCCCGGATCGAGGCGTCGTCGCACCGCGACAACGCCCGGGCCGAGGGTCGTAAGGCGGTCGAGGACGCGCGAGCCCGTGCCGAGCAGCAGGTGATGTCGACGTTGCAAACGGCCGCAGAGCAATTGAAGCGGGAAAGGGACGCCGTGGAACTGGATCTGCGCTCCAACGTGGCAGGCATGTCGGCGACTTTGGCCAGTCGTATCCTCGGCGTCGACGTCGGCCCGGTCACCGCCGCGACCGGATCGTCCGGACGGTAA